One Candidatus Nitrososphaera evergladensis SR1 genomic window carries:
- a CDS encoding metallophosphoesterase yields the protein MKVRPLHPHAALLAEDEARRYVVVSDLHIGLEAELGARGITVQSSLMREMQEELLSILSKEKADGLILLGDIKNTVGAISKQEWDDIPAFFKSLSSAADVYLVPGNHDSNIRHLVPDSVNVAASKGMAIGDTLFVHGHSMPSETRSHVRRIVMGHVHPVFLKKGSVVSGERVWISIQAKKEALFPSEQGAIDIVVVPSFNKYLYSSGERGYHHRKSVSPITSRIMDANAVERCMVITLDGSIVGDDESMLASVL from the coding sequence GTGAAGGTTCGACCGCTCCACCCGCATGCAGCGCTCCTGGCAGAGGACGAAGCCAGGCGCTATGTCGTAGTGTCAGACCTGCACATCGGCCTTGAGGCAGAGCTTGGCGCAAGGGGCATAACGGTGCAATCAAGCCTGATGCGCGAGATGCAGGAGGAGCTGTTGTCGATTTTGTCAAAGGAAAAGGCTGACGGCCTGATACTCCTTGGCGACATAAAAAACACGGTGGGCGCAATCAGCAAGCAGGAATGGGACGACATACCTGCGTTTTTCAAGAGCCTGTCGTCTGCTGCGGATGTCTACCTTGTGCCTGGAAACCACGACAGCAACATCCGGCACCTTGTCCCTGACAGCGTCAACGTTGCGGCAAGCAAGGGCATGGCAATTGGCGACACGCTTTTTGTGCACGGCCACAGTATGCCGTCTGAGACGCGCTCGCACGTGCGCAGGATTGTCATGGGGCACGTCCATCCAGTGTTTTTGAAAAAGGGGAGCGTGGTGAGCGGCGAGCGGGTCTGGATATCAATCCAGGCAAAAAAAGAGGCGCTATTTCCTTCAGAGCAGGGAGCCATCGACATTGTTGTTGTTCCAAGTTTTAACAAGTACCTCTATTCGTCAGGCGAGCGAGGATACCACCACCGCAAGTCTGTCTCACCAATAACGTCGCGCATAATGGACGCCAATGCGGTTGAGAGGTGCATGGTGATAACGCTGGACGGCTCTATCGTGGGCGATGACGAGTCAATGCTTGCAAGCGTGCTCTAG